A genomic window from Lotus japonicus ecotype B-129 chromosome 1, LjGifu_v1.2 includes:
- the LOC130729295 gene encoding pentatricopeptide repeat-containing protein At5g16420, mitochondrial encodes MLHSPMSRPSRILPTQHNLLQFSTSAAAIAANTAAAPTTLPESYTIQPPIKPWPHRLHPKLLASLISRQHDPHLSLQIFRHAQTHHRASSHHPLPYRAIFLKLSRARCFPEMESLLSTLPRHSPQQFLDHCGEDPLVTAIRGYGLAGKPDSALRTFLRIESRLGIRPSVRLLNALLNALVQNKRHRLAHSVFKNSRTRFGVSPNVVSCNILLKALCKVNEVEVAVRVLDEMLGMGLVPNVVSYTTVMGGYAWRGDMDGAMRVLGEVLDKGWAPDATTYTVLVDGFCRQGRLVAAIKVMDDMEENGVQPNEVTYGVMIEAYCKWKKPGEAVNLLEDMVRKGHVPSSGLCCKVVDVLCEEGNVERACEVWRVLRKICGSDNTVASTLIHWLCKKGKVLEARNVFEEFEGGSVASLLTYNTLIAGLCERGELCEAARLWDDMVEKGRAPNAFTYNLLINGFCKVGNAKEGIRILEEMCENGCLPNKSTYSILIEGLLLSGGMNQEINKVVALAMSTGVDGELWDLLVKHVVGNLDINATELDRILIPNAV; translated from the coding sequence ATGCTTCACTCCCCGATGTCCCGTCCCAGCCGTATCCTCCCCACCCAACACAACCTCCTCCAATTCTCCACTTCTGCCGCCGCCATCGCCGCCAATACTGCCGCTGCGCCGACCACCCTCCCTGAATCATACACCATTCAGCCCCCAATCAAACCCTGGCCCCACCGCCTCCACCCAAAACTCCTCGCCTCCCTCATCTCCCGCCAACACGACCCCCACCTCTCCCTCCAAATCTTCCGCCACGCCCAAACCCACCACCGCGCCTCCTCCCACCACCCTCTCCCCTACCGTGCCATCTTCCTCAAACTCTCCCGCGCCCGCTGCTTCCCTGAAATGGAGTCCCTCCTCTCCACCCTCCCCCGCCATTCGCCGCAGCAGTTCCTCGATCACTGCGGTGAGGACCCGCTCGTAACCGCCATCCGCGGTTACGGTCTCGCCGGAAAGCCCGACTCCGCACTCCGGACCTTCCTGAGGATCGAATCGCGGCTCGGGATTCGACCCTCAGTGAGGTTACTCAACGCATTGCTCAATGCGTTGGTTCAGAACAAGCGTCACCGCTTGGCGCATTCGGTGTTCAAGAACTCTAGAACAAGGTTTGGGGTTTCCCCTAATGTGGTTAGTTGTAACATTTTGCTTAAGGCCCTTTGTAAGGTGAATGAGGTTGAGGTTGCGGTTAGGGTTTTGGATGAGATGCTTGGGATGGGTTTGGTTCCCAATGTGGTTAGTTACACCACTGTTATGGGGGGTTATGCTTGGAGGGGTGACATGGATGGTGCCATGAGGGTTTTAGGTGAGGTTTTGGATAAAGGGTGGGCGCCGGATGCGACTACTTACACTGTTTTGGTGGATGGGTTTTGTAGGCAAGGGAGGTTGGTGGCTGCAATTAAGGTGATGGATGATATGGAGGAGAATGGAGTTCAGCCCAATGAGGTTACTTATGGTGTTATGATTGAAGCTTATTGCAAATGGAAGAAGCCTGGGGAGGCGGTTAACTTGCTTGAGGACATGGTTAGGAAGGGTCATGTTCCGAGTTCGGGGCTGTGTTGTAAGGTTGTTGATGTGCTGTGTGAGGAAGGGAATGTGGAGAGAGCTTGTGAGGTGTGGAGGGTTTTGAGGAAGATTTGTGGCTCTGATAATACCGTGGCGAGTACGCTCATACATTGGCTTTGCAAGAAGGGGAAGGTGCTGGAAGCGAGGAATGTGTTTGAAGAATTTGAGGGTGGCTCGGTCGCTAGTCTCTTGACGTATAACACTTTGATTGCAGGATTGTGTGAGAGAGGAGAGCTTTGTGAGGCGGCAAGACTGTGGGATGACATGGTGGAGAAGGGTCGTGCTCCTAATGCTTTTACCTATAACTTGTTGATTAATGGGTTCTGTAAGGTTGGAAATGCAAAGGAGGGCATCAGAATTCTGGAGGAGATGTGTGAAAATGGTTGTTTGCCTAACAAATCAACCTACTCAATATTGATTGAGGGCCTTTTGCTTTCAGGAGGAATGAATCAAGAAATCAACAAGGTAGTTGCACTGGCCATGTCCACAGGAGTTGATGGTGAATTGTGGGATCTTTTGGTAAAGCATGTTGTAGGTAATTTAGATATCAATGCGACTGAGCTTGATAGGATATTGATACCGAATGCAGTGTGA